TGGTAGTTTTAGAGTTAGATCCTATAATTCCATCCAGTAAGACATGTATGGAGCAATATGTTAGCCATAGATTGTATGCAAGTCTCCGTAATTTACTATGCTTTTAGGAAACACTTGATTTGTGATTGATCATAGTAACAGCTTCTAAAGAAAGAGTCTCACAGAAGAGGCTGTTGTCAAGTGAAGGGATTCCTGTTACTCCATGTCCCAGGTCAATCCTTCATGCTTTAACTCCAAAGACCCCTGAAACACAGCTTATACATCCTTAATAAAATTGCAAGAATTATGTTCTCGTTCTTGGATAAAAAAACGCAAAAACGGAATCCACAAAATAGTTATTATTtattcagaaacaaaacaacatgaaatatataaataatacaACAGGCTTGGTAGGATTCACacttttcaataaataaataccatTCATCACTGTTCTCTGTTGGTGGCCGGCACCTGACATGATTAGatcttgtttatttattgctgcttatgattttttttttcttttttttttatcagtaacAGAAGACTGCTTAAATTTTGTTAAACCTTTGAGCCCCTATGAGACTTTAGTgtatgcataaatattcacaattACTCAGAGATTACACACTTTTACATGTGCAAAACGAGCGTTGCCACATCTGGCCTATGGTTTAAAATTTAACTGACAAAGGAGGTTAAAGGACAGCAGGACGCTGGACCAAACTCGCTGCCTGATTATGTCAAATGTTGCCAAACGTATCCCTCATGTGCTATTCAAACAAAAGGCCTTTTTAAAGCTGCTATGATGTAACATGGAGTACCAACTGACATGTTTCTATGAAAACTAGTTATGGGAAAATTGAATCCCAAAATTGTGAAATAGTAATAGTTTAATGTTCATCAGCTAATAACATCTACTCTTTGATATCAGTTTGCCTGTGCTTTAAGCCAGGCTGTGGTTTCAGTGATACTATAGTTTGAAAATGTAGAACAATATTTAAGAGTAAATACTCCCTATGAGCAGATTCGCCCAGAGCTTTCATATGGAGCAAAAACTTTCAGTGTCTTGGTTTTGCATGTGATAATCAAAGTTCATTCTCTTAATCATGTTCTGCCTGTTCTGCTATATTTGTTTTGACCGGACTGACGGGCACATTGGGCTGTAAAACTCGCAGGGGGTCATCACAAGACGTGATGGTCTCTTTGGACACAGATCCAGTTTGTTCCTGTTCAGGCGGCTGTTGCTTGGGTTCTGTGTCCTGCCTGTGATCCTTAGCCGAATGTGAAGGATGTGACTCTGATCGTAGCGGATCCGAGGGGTTCACATCCTCACTCCTCTTCCGTCTCTTACCCAGGAACCTCTGCATCAAGGATAATGGAGGTTCAGGTGGCTCATGGTGGGAAACCGGCAGCTCAGCTGCTTCAAGTTTGAGCAGTCGTTCTCCACTTGTAGAGTAAAAGACTTCACGGGGGTTCTCAAAGTCTAACCAAATACGCTGGAAGAGACAttcttctctgtttctttgtctctgcaagaaaggaaaaacatacaaaacatgAGTATGTTTTTTGTCCACAGACATCATGCATTCACTCAGATAAATGCAGTTTGATAAAGTACTCACAGAGTGATAcagctctccctctctgtccatGCAGAGGAACCTCTTTCTTTTCAAATCAAATATTGACACAAAGTTGCTTGTTTCTGTTCTTGCTGGCAGAATAACTGGAAGAAAAACAAGTTCAAACATGTCAGTAAGtgttcaaaatttaaaaccaaTACGTGCATAGAGTTCAAAACAAGACTTTTACATAAGTAGCTGCCATAAAATCATACTTGTTGTATGGTTGACATGAAAAATTAACAGTTTTGACAGTTAAATATGCGATGTGAAATGTGTTTCCAGCTTTAGTTTTGATGTAAAAGTAAATTTCTTCAACTGTTATGTAATTTTTCTGAGCCTTTTGACAAAGCATTATATTGTTTCAAAGGAAATTAACATATTTGGAATAATAATTCTAAAAGTTTTTCATTGTCTTCTTTAAATTATTACAAATTAGACTAGCCATGTACTCACTGATAAAGACACTCACCTAGAAAGGGCCTTTGAATGACTTTTCTCCTTGATCCACGCTGCTCCAAATAGAAACGCCTTGTACCAGCAGATATATCTCCATGTTCTTCCGTACTGAAGCTGCTCTGCTGATGTTGAAGAAGTCGCTCAGGGTCCCAGAGCCTCGGTGTACAGTCCACCatgacagacacagaaatgacCATGAGTAGGAAGAAAGCTGGTTGCATGATCAATGGGGACGCCGTGCTTTATTTCCCTGACAGCACAAACACTCAGGTCGCTGTGTGGGCAGCtactggaggaggagaaagtcCAACAGGTCTATTTAAACAGAAGGTCGATAAAGCAGCTAACTCATTTACCACAATGACTCAAAGCCgacctgcttttttttttcagtgcttGTTGAGGTGGAATTCCTGCTGCTTACTGGCAAAACATTATTTACCTGTATAAGAGACCACAAAGCGTTTTGGTACAAGGCAAATACAAATATTTAGTGTTTCTCAACAGGTGGGTTGTGGAGCTGCTTGTAGTGTACCTGGAAAAAACAATCCGTACAAAAAAGGTCTGTGATTAGTGGAAGCCCTGCACATAATACACAAACAAAATTGAtgacatatattttattttgtcctaTTTTCCTCTGATAGCAGGTACATTTTAGTTGTTTAATTCAgctctcaacttttttttttaatttaatgaatCCAAAATTAAGATTCAACTTTTGATTTCAGAGGCAGAAGCAGGCAAGAAAGGATGAAGAAATAGAAGAACTCATGGAGGTAGCATTTCAACTGTTGTCATTGATCAGGTAGGTATAAAACATCTATAAAATATCCATGTTACTGTATGTAAGTGtatggttttatttaatttgttgaAGCCAGATTTGGACTATCCTGCAAAGCCAGAGAAACTTTACACACAGATTTAAGTAAGATTTGTGGGTCATTGAAGGAGAAATTTAACCTGTAGAACTAAACCTTTAAATGTATGGATTCTACTGCCACAGGGCTCTCATAAATTAAATGGCTGACTGTTAATAAATATTTCCTCTGTTGAGTCACATTAGTTGCTGAATGCCCTCCAAGAGCAAGGACTCATACTTTGTTTATTAACTGACTGTAAATAGTTTCCACTCTTTTCACTTCCTCTTACATAATAAACTGTTCATTAACTTTTAGGAAACATTAATTTTTCTAGGTCTTTTTTATATGGGAAAGTTGGCAGTAgagcattaaaaagaaaatgttgaataCATTTGATCATaataaagcagatttttttaatgcatgttaTTGAGAAGTATTTGTAGCTCATGTATGCagtaaaatcagttttaaaaagttatagcATCTTTAACAAAGGCAAATGACCACACAGTCTATGTGTAGTTAGATTAGAGACCAGAGGCATCATTATGAATGTTGGGGCCCCAGAAGATGAAGATTTAATAGTGTATTTCACCCATGATCCCCTCATAACAAACTCTACTGTCCCCATCCCTCATTCCCCACAGTTGTGGCCCCAATAGGCATTCCAGAATTTAGGATTAATGCTGCTCATCATGACCTACCTGCTTACATCTTGCTCTGAAATCAGGACCGTTCAATAAAAGAAGCACATTTCATTTAGTTGAACTTTTCCCCCCATTATCTGTAATTTGTCCATAAAACATAAATGGTAGTTTACTTTTCAGTAAATGCACCACATGAGGGGCAGTTTTGTAGTGGGCACAGtccttaattcaaaacaaacaaGTAGGCAAAGGAACTGGGCAGCCCGCTCTACATGccatcttttttgtctttttgattgagagccctcTGGTAAAGAACTGTACatactgtgtttttaaaggtcttCCTAAAAGACCCGTTTATTTTGGGAGGAAatatactatatggacaaaagtaatcGGATGCCTGACCAtaacaccaacagggactgtagtGTTTTTAAAGGGGATGTATTATGCAAaagtcactttttcaggtttttctaacaaaaatatgtgcccctggcctatCCTCAATTCCCTCAAGTaccagacccccccccccccccccccttcagaaaatgtgtgctaaaacaagttgttctcagattttccatTCATGaagtcatgtggggagttagccccgcccccaggtttagttggccctccccgcttggaagaaagttccagcCTCCTCTCAGGAGAGCCATCTCGatgaagccacatccatttcctgagaggggcatagtcagggggcagagtcagacagctc
The sequence above is a segment of the Cheilinus undulatus linkage group 9, ASM1832078v1, whole genome shotgun sequence genome. Coding sequences within it:
- the LOC121515041 gene encoding fibroblast growth factor 23-like, whose translation is MQPAFFLLMVISVSVMVDCTPRLWDPERLLQHQQSSFSTEEHGDISAGTRRFYLEQRGSRRKVIQRPFLVILPARTETSNFVSIFDLKRKRFLCMDREGELYHSRQRNREECLFQRIWLDFENPREVFYSTSGERLLKLEAAELPVSHHEPPEPPLSLMQRFLGKRRKRSEDVNPSDPLRSESHPSHSAKDHRQDTEPKQQPPEQEQTGSVSKETITSCDDPLRVLQPNVPVSPVKTNIAEQAEHD